The window AAAACTCTCAATTAAGGTGCACATCGGCAACGTCGTATAGGGGTAGGAACTCCGCGGCCATGTTCGTTTTCGAATTGTGACAAACGGAGAATGCTAGGTTGCCACAGCTCTTCAAAATTAGGCAACACATATTTATCGTAAAAGATAGTTCGTAGAGGCACACAGACCATAATTGTAACAAACGTAGCAATCAACCTGTTTCAGTTTTACGGTGTTTGTTTAATGCCTGATAAAAACACATTCAACACTGGCAGATAAGGTTGTTGAGAAAGtgtgtattgtgtcatttaaATTGAGCactcaaagtgaaaaattagcAAAAGCACGAAATctctaattaaataaaaaaacgtatGGATAAAAGCTTATTTTCAATAGAGCTTTTTGAGCATTTTCAGCGGGAAGCGCCCCCAGATCCACTGATATCAACTTGAAAAGCAGAGCTGCGGAGCTGCTCAATAAGCTCCTGCACCCTTACAAACGAAATGCAACGAACACCACTGAAAAACTCACCTCAGAATAGCACTATTCTTAACATTCGATAGTAGAAACTTCCTCCGCAGTTCACCATAATAACCGTGCACCATGTTTGATACAAAATTAATCAGGGTATTGTGATTATGGCCCGCTGATAAGATACCTGGTTTATTTTCCTCTACTTAGGAATGGATGATGATAACAATACCAAACCACTTAGATCACCGACAGATCGGAAGGAGGTGAAGAGCACACCCAAACTATTAAGTTGGCCTACATTTTCCTGCAGTTTTCGACAAAATCGAGAGAAAAATCTTTAAGAATTACATTGTTGTTTGATGGTTCGAATGGTTCTGCTTGGATTGATTAAACATCAAACGATACAATATAGTTTACTTAACAACATTGGTTAACAATAATCAATGACCGCGTGACTGCAGACGCGAGATGGGTGGTAACAGTACAAGGATCAGTCAAATATATGTGGTAATCATCGAAAGACTGCTCCAATCGGAAGCTCGATGGGCCATCGCGAAGGTCTTGATCTCAAAAAGGCTTTACACTGTCTCTGTGGATGTTCCCGCAGGGAACGAAGGCAGAATGAAATCTCCGATTATTTTTTGATCCTCCCTCGTATAACTGCGTCTGAGAACGGAAATTAACAGTGTTATGTCGGGAATGCGGTTGCCAATTAAAGGATCTATTGCGACAACGAGGTCCGAATTAAAAGGCATTAGCATCTCTTCTCGTTAGTCACAGTTGAATCATTATTAACATGGTGGACACGGGCCTTTTTGGTCATCGTCGAATGGCTTGAAATTAGAACGGGATGACAACTATCCGATGGGTAAATTACTGCAGGATTATTTGACCCAGGCGGGGAagtcaaattgcattttcaacAAGAAGAAACATGTCGGCTACTGGACTAatagttaaatattttcctttccgGCCCTCGACGTTGAGACATTTTAACCTGAAGTTACGTAAATTTTCTTGCAGACATGCAATATCGTCTTCACAGTGACAACAGCGCGCGTGGCACGATTTGTCATGTGAGACGTCGCTACGCCAATCATGAGGTTCCGCGCTTGGCACTGCTTCAGAGCGGCGTTGCCGGCGCGAGCAACATTCAGGATAATAGGAATTTTGTGATGTTATTTGCTTGACGAAATTCATGAAGTCGTACATTTTTCCTTGATTAAAAACGCAGAATCCACTTTATTAGTTTGCTATTGAAGCTTTGGAAAATCAATACACACACAATCTACACCAATATCAATCTAATCAACAAAACATTTCGCATCTCTGTATAGCTACAACACTTGGACCCGCTACAACTGTCATTAGACTCAATTTAAGCGGCGCCTGTCGCTGCGTCAGACTGCGGTATTCTTCAGTATTCTCtgtaatttgaaattcttctCCACTTCCTTCAAGGCTGGAGGTACGTTATTGTTATCGAATACCTCATCGTCGCTGGTAAAACTCTCCGGTCTGTCGCTGACAGCTTTTTCATCCAAAAAGCTGATGCAGCTACTGATGTAGGTTCTGCACACGATCAGCTGGTCAAGGGCGTAGTCGTCTACAGGGCTCAAAGTGTTCAATTCCCCCAAGTATTTTATCAAAGTGTCTTTGATTTGTCTGTACTGTCTCCCGTCTTTTTTGCCGACGAATTCGCTGATTTCATGTTCGATTTGACGAATGCTTTCGATCATGTCGGCGATTCTGTTGGTAACCTCCTGGACTGTTCTGGGGGCGATTGGACTTGTTGGTGTGCTGCTGTTGGTGGGTTGGAGAGTTATTTTGTTCGTATGCAAGTTGAATTCGTTCATTACTGCTCCGGGCATCACTGGGACTCCCACTTTGAGTATGGATTTTCGCTTTTCTGCTGGACTCACTATTCGAACCTCCTTAGGTGATTTTGCTGTTGTTATAACGAAAAATTAACATTCGATTGGGAGAGGCACGACTACTACTCACCTTCATCTTCGTTAATTATCTTTAGCAAGTTAATTTCAACGGTTTTCCTCTTGGTTTCCGTCTCATCTTCAGCATGCACCTCCACCACTGTCTCGTTACTCTCGAAACTCTGCCCATCCTCCAGAGCACTACCTTGCACCTCGCTAAAATCATCCACTGTACTAGGAGAAACCACTCCATTCTCCCTCTCTTTGGCCTCCTTCTTCCCCAGCTTCTCGCGGTTCTCCTGCAACTTGTCCTGCAAAGCCTCTTCGACCTCTCTCACTTTCTTATAGACTGTCTCGTAGAGGTTGCGGATTTGGGGCTGCAGGTCCTTTCCGCGCCGACTGAGGTCGTTTTTGAACGATTCAATCTCTCGTTTGAGGTTCACGTAGTTGGTGTCCTCGGTCACTCCTTTGAACTTCTTGATCTCCTTGTGGAAGTTCTCCACTTTAGATTTGAGATTGTGCAGAGTGCGCCTTTGAGAGCGTCTGGCAATGGTGTTGCGCCGTTCTAGGGGCGATTTCGAGCTGGTCAGGCCCATGGTGTTTGCCTAAGGGGTGGAAATGTGCGGCTTTAGGGTGGGGGTGGTGAATTGATAATTACAGTAACTTGATGGGCGTAGGCATTTTTCCGTTCGATTATTTCGCATGTCCATTAGAGCTCGTTACGTTCCGTATGAAACTATCAAGTTCTTGacatgtaaatttaaaaaagagacAATTTTAACCGGGGTGAAAACCCGATGAGGACCTATGGAGGACCATGGGAGAGCAATATATTCAATATTATGCTGAATTTTCTTAATTCATGAAGGTCACGTAACCTCGCCAGCAATTTCACTGCTTGAAAATGGTTATTACCTGTTTGGTAATCCCTAAACCCTCTTCAACATACATGAACTTCCTAGCTCGAATTTCTTGTTCGCAAATTCATTCATACATAAACTCAGCGTTGTCACGGCAACTCATAGGAAATTACCGTTAGGTGAGGTTGGGATTTGTTAACGTAATTTCACAGACTATGACCAAACCCAACGATCACAGCTCACCATCAGCAATGATTCATCACCGCAACCCTCAATAACACCTTGTAAAAGTGCTTTACCTTCAAACGAACTTCCTCCAACTTTCTCCCTCAAGGACCAATCCAGTGCCACTCCTAAACTTAAACTAccgacttttttaattaatattaattaaaattaaactactTGTGCTGTGTCGCACCTCAAAATGAACTTCTCgcatataaaacaaatatggCAGATATCTCTGATAAGCTTATGATAAAAGCTGATAAAGTTGTAAAACAGCGTAGTAAATACGTTGATgtgttgaaattattaatggcAAATGTGGGGCTGGTTGATTCGAATTAATTTTAGGTTGGAGGTCAAATAAAATGGGCATTTTTGgtaataaaagataaatatttaattattaactcgatttaaaagaacaaaaactCCAAGCAAGAACACACCAAAGGTCTTTTGTCAGGTCGATGGCGCTTCTTTTTTATACTAGAAAGATTGCTAATTAGGCCTACGTAAAGCGTTCGAAGGTGAACTTACAATGACGTCAACAATTTTGGGCTTTGATTCTTCACCAGCAGaatttatgaagtttttattgcTCTTGGATCGCACGTCTAAGCCAATTTCACGATCATCATCCGTCAAGTTCCCGCACGAGTAACTCAGCCGATCCCTCAAGGGGGCATTCTCGTGGTATTGATACAGGAACTgatccaaaatattttgaattacgTCGTCAGTCGCCATTTCCGGAGTTACGCCCTCCATAATCGATTCCAGTCCGGGTTTGTGAGCCGTTTCGTTGTCCAAAAATCCACCGAAAGTTGAGGAGACAAACCTTTTTCGCGCCCTCCTGTTTGCGGAAGTTCGTTTAGGTACCTCTTTCTTGACCTCGATTGGGACGTCCGCGGCGCTGTCAtcattttctttcttcttgTCCAGGTACTTCTCCCAAGACTCCAGGCTGCCAACAGATATTTCAGAAACGGTCCTCCTCCTTTCCCTCTTCACTTTGCGGGACAGATTTTCCTCTGATCTGGTAATTGTCTCCGGTTTCGTGAAATTATAAATCTGGTTTTTCACGTAAGAAAACCGCTTCAAATAGTTGGCGGTGAAGTTCCTGCTATCGCTTAACCAATCGATTTTCTCCTGATGGAACACGACCACCTTAACTTTCTCCAGAATTACCTCTACGGCGTCAAAGATTTCCTGAAAGTGGTAGTCTTTGGCCCTCTCCAGGGCTATTGCGGTTTCATCCACCGATTTTCCGTGGATGAAGTTATTGAAGTCGTTGATGTTAATGCGCAGCTCCGCTTCCAGTTTCTCGGAGCATTGGTACAGGGATTTGCAGAAGTCCCTCAAAGCCATTTGAGCTAAAAATTGGACgacttgaaaatttcgttaacAGGAGCACTGGCGCGCAGTCACGTGACGCGTCGCTGAGCCAGCGAGCACCCGCGGCGGGTGACACAACTGCAGGGCAGCGTTGCCAGTTCTAAAGAATTTAAGGAAGTACCTTAATACTTACGAAATTGCGGCAGCAGCAGCTTTTCTGTAAATTCTATTTATACGAATGACAATCACTGAATAACGGGAAACTGCACTACCGAGTATTGACCATTAAAATGCCTATTAATTAACGCCAATATCTCGATTATTGATAATACTTACAGTAAGTTATTATGAAGGTCAGCTCAAGAGAACCGCATAGTAAACAACAATGGGCTGGATTCTTTGATGACTGATCCGTTCCGATAATAATTGAATATAATTCCGATTTTTAGAATGCCTCGagcaaaatgaattttaatcttATCTCACTTGGGAACCAGTTGCTGAATGCGAATGAGGAACCTCGCGACGTGACGATCAAATCGGGCGAAATTTTTCGTATTTGcattgtaattaatttcatttggtTTGCCTGATTTTGATTCATGACCCCGCGACAATGTCAGAAATGACAGACAAAACTGCGCGTTTGGGGTGTGAAAGTAACGAATGTGTCTTGGGAGATCTGAATGATGATACGCTCTCGAGCTCTCCATTTGAACAAGTCCgtcttgacaaaatggtgaagaGTGTCCCGAGGGAGTTTTGCTGCAATGTACTCGGGGGAAAGTGGTCGTAGATTGGAAAAGGGCCCTATAGAAAGGATTGTGGCGATTAAGACTGAGGCTAAAGAAATCAGGGAAGACATTTTGTCTCTGGAGAAACGGCAACTAGTCAGTGGCTGTAGGAAGAACGAGGAAGTTTTGGTACTCAAGATGCTAAGTCTGGACAAAATCGATGTTGCCGGGGAGGAAAATGTGAGGGAACTTAGGAAGGAGGCGATTTTGTACGTGCAGGACTGCCTGGATTTGCTGGATTCTCAAGTGGAGTAGCTTCGATTTTAAATTacgaataaaatatatacatatacgaGGTGTTTTGGAACATACCGACcaatttccaagggaaataaAGCTCATGCTAAACAAATATTGAGGTCGATTGAAGTTAGGCCCGAAATCACTTCTTTTctaagatacagagtgtttaatatctaactttttctttcaatatttcaaaaaccattcAGTATAAGGTCATGAAATTATGGAACCGCTATTGCGGAATAGAGGTGCGTGTTCTGAAGCAGGCAGAGCATTTCCACCTACACCAGGAGCATCCGTGCGGCCATTCAATGGGTTGTTTTCAATGCAACAAACGGAAGGCcacagactttttttttaatacaattatttttttataacattccatcaattcttaataaaaaaaaggccaGTTAATCTTTTGTTGCTCAAGTAGTCGgttttaaggtaaaaaaaaacaatttctcgTTCCTGTGCCTACCAAAAAATCGGTATAAGTTTCCAGGTGCgttgtttttttcattctttaggagaaattaatttaattctccTCCAGTACAGGTAGAAAACATGAAGGCAAACACGTGTAAACATGGCTCATCGCAAAATAATACTCTTCTCCCAAAGAATGGTCCCATTGAATTCTGAGCCATTTATACACGTTAAAAGGGTGTAGGTGAAAATGTTCTTCTACCTTAGGACATGCACATCTATCCCGCCATAACGTGTCCCAAGTTTCATGTCCTTATCCCAGACCgtctatataaattatataaagtatataatataaaaaaaaaattaaacactctgtatcttggagacgaagcgatttcggacccgaatttattcgatttaaatattttcatttgcaagctttaaatttactgaaagtttgtcggcatgtttatgaaacaccctgtatataagaTGTCTCGTGACATATTATAGagctttaagcgctcaaataaaaaaagactagttttaatgaaaaattgtcaCACCTTCagaaaatcttaaataaatggGACCCTGAGCCTGAGAGAATCGCTCCTTTAAGGCACCACATTCAATATATTCTATGGGAACCCAGGGACCctggtaaatttaaattattccaaaaaatacctccaaaatacaacgttgaaataaatatataataaaaatcacaataaaaTCAACATAAATACGCGTGTAGCCAAAAAGCTAGGGATAACCTTTGTAACCCCTACATAACTACCCCATTAAGTTGTTCTCTATCCTACTCCTGTTAAACTTCACTTTGTTGTCCAAATCATCAAACATAGGGAATATGTACCTATAGACCTCCTTCCTCTTTAATCGAAGCATATGATCATCCCCTATATCATCATAGAGATCATCCAATTTATCAATTAACCTCCTGAGACTTTCTTCAATATAGTAATGCTTGTTGCTATCTTCAAGTTCTGTGAAATCTTCTATTTCTTTCTCAAATGGTTTAGCCTTTTGCCGGATTTGCTCCAAGTTCTGAATTATCCGTTTTTGTAGCTCGGTTTGATTGTCTTCGTCTGTGTCAGATTTTGATGGACCTTCTGCTTGAAGGGCCTTTGGGAACTGTGTCTCGGCCTCTAGGGTTGCCTCTTCGACACAGACAGGTTCCGATGGTGGTGGAATAACTCCTTCGGTAGATTTAATGAGTGATTTTACCATGGATTTTATGTCGCAGTTTGACCAATCTATGTTGAATTCGGCAGGGAATTGCCCCTTCCCATAATCCTCTGCAATTTCCCTAAATTCATAATGAGGTTTGTGGTAAACTGATTCTTGAAAGTCTAGATCACTGTCCAATTTAGGCTTTTTATCGCGGGGCTGCAGGTAAGGCAGTCCAGTTGCATTGTCCGTTCCCAAATCAAAGTGATTATCATACGAGTAATTAGCACTGGGATCAATTACAGGGCTCCGATTTCTTTGGGAAATCGCATCGAAATGAATTGTAGATTCAATGCTCGGAAAACTATTGGAATCTTCACTCATCTTGCTCGACCAACTGGTAGTCTTTCTCTTGCTCATTGAAAGAGAATTGATCAATTCCTGTCCATTCGAAGTTCTCGCATCTTCATTGTCAACTGGGTTTGCTGctgaaaattgaagaattgaGGAATCTCCGGAAGATTTCACAAGACTTTCTCTTAATTCTTCATCAAACTTGAATGCTTGCCCTTCCCGGAAATGTTGATCAGTCCTCGTCGGTGGGTTAGCTGCATCATCTTTAAGAGtattatttcttgaaatgtCTTCAGATGTTTCTATGGCTGGTTTGGATGCAACTagacttgaaaaattaatttgtcggGCTTCGGCACTTGGAGTTCCTTGCTTCTCTTGATATCGTTCTTGAATATCTGTTGTGTCTATATCAAAAGCAGAATACTGTGGTTTTCGCTCATATATAGTTGCATCCTTACCAAAAAATCGTAGAGGCTCTTCGGTTGCTTCGTCATAGAAACGTGAGCCATCATCAAGTTGCTTCTCCCTTGTTCCCTCCTGTTGATCAGGTCTCGCGTCACCATTTGCGTTCGATagagttttaaaatcaacaTTCTCCTCAGCTGTATCATAAATTTTCTTCGGACATTCTTCAGTTGAAAGAGTGGTAAGTGAAGAAGTGTAAAAGATAGCCTCATCAGCTGCTGCATCTGTTGGATCTATTAAATCAACAGGAACCTTAGATACAGGATCATCAGCTTTCTTGGATGGTTCTTCAGTTGCATGTATACGTAATAAGGAGTCAATGTATCCTAAGGCCTCAGGGGAAGATTTGTTAGTTTCAGAAATTGCTTTAGGTTCAAAAGCAAGGTTTAGACCGGAATTGGAAGATTCAGTGTCTTCTCTACAGGATTCTTCAACATTCCACTTAATTTCCTGTGATGACTCTTTCTGCGATACATTAATACTTTGTGATATTTGCTTGTGGAAATTGTAGCTAAGTTGTGTCTTTGGATCAACCTGAAAGTTCTTCGAATGGTCCAATTCATCCACTTTATCACCAGAGGAAATATCCTTCTTCTCAGAATTCCAAATGCGATTATCTTCTGATTCATCGTTTACGGGAAAATGAGTCTCTGCATATTCTCTCTCTTTTGAGTCAAGTTGGATCAAGTCTTCAGGAAGAGTTTCAACAAGATGAGCGCGTTTCAATACGAATTTGCTAGAAGATCTTGCTAGTGGAACTGGATAAATCTTCTCTTCGGCTACATATCTAGATGTTACTCCAAGAGAAGCACTTGAGAAATCTCTATCATGTTCAAACGGATCGAAATCGTTTATTGGCGGGTTGATGTTCTTATAGTGTAGTGATTGTGGCGTAGGTCCGAAAtcatcatttcttttttcatattcaGTCCCTTGATTTATGTGTgtataatttgaatattcggCAGGAGAATTACGTGACTTTGCAGCATCATCGTGTGAAATTGCCTTTTCAGGGAGAAGCACCTTTTGACGTTTGGGCAGAGATAATTCATCCACTTCGGTAGATGTTGCAGTGACTCCTGATAACTCCCTTGGCATTCCAGAAGTTTCACCCAGGTTCTCATCATATGCGGAAATCCAGCTATTATTGATGGGACTTGAACAAACAGAGCTGAGCGACTCATCGGGAGCAAAATTCTTTAGAGAAGAGGTATTACGTTGATGAAGTGTAAAACACTTGTTTTTCGACTTAATCCAATTCATCTTCGGTGGCTTGTTGGCAGTTTTGTAATCCTTTGATAGTTCAACTAGATTTACTGTAGAGGAATTAGTAATCATGGTTGGGGAAAAGTTAGTTAGCGATTTTTGCGATGAACCCCTATAATCTAAACCTCGAGGTGAAGTCGGTGTTGAAGGCAGATGCTGATCAGGTGTCACGTTATCataagtgctgcttctatttttcgtatttttaacATCATTTCCTTCGGATTCGATTTCCACAGGATGAAAAAACGCAGTTGGTGAGGGAACTGTAGTATCAGCAATTTGTCGCTGTTGAGATAGGTCTGCCTGATGGTTGAAAGGCTTCGAATTGTTCTTCTTTGAATTAGTTGTTGATATACGTTCTAACTGAGTTTGTGATTGAGCATTTGCTTGGGTAAATGTTGCATCTGTAGTGATGGCTCTATTCTTAAAGTTCATTCTATCAAATTCTTGAGGAATGGGCTTGGTATGATTTTTCGGTTCGGAAGAGTGCGAAGATGGTGATTGCCGGGCTTCAATTCGGTCCGAGAGAGTTAATCCGAATGACCCCCAGTTCGTTTTGACTGTCTTCGCCTTGTGGCTAACGATTAAAGGAcgaacattttgaaattcacACTGACCCTTGGGAGGATTTTTGTTCCCTGAAAgggaaaaaagagaaaaattatatgGCTAAATTCCAGACTTGTGCTACTGTGATCAAAAATAaggtgaatttttcatttaaacttcaCCGGTGCGGTAAACATGAAACTTACAATAGCTGCTGAAAATATCCACATTTAACTTCAATGCAAGCATTAGCTCGTCTCGATATCGATTGTCGAACACGTCGAAATGTTCCTGGCATGTATCTTATCTGAATATATGAACCCGGTATCCGTTGGATTAATTCAGTCGTCAGTATTGACCGAAGCTCTATAAACGAGGCACTTTACATgcccccaaaggaaaaaatctaacggatttaaatccggtcATCCGGGTGGCCGTGACGGTacttaatgcaaaaaaatatgtaaaagttttaaagttaACGGCGCATAAATAgcaataatttccataaataacactgtgaaatttcaacaaaatcggtgagaaaattattgagatttttaccaaaaaactgtttttataaGAGAATCTTGACATTGTGCATCTTGAAATCGAATGGGCATATGGTTGTATATGAACTTTTCGCCTTAGAATCGCCCATAGAATCACCCCCTGAAATTTCACCGCGTACctaaataacaccctgtgtgCTCAGTTGCTGCAGATCTACACGTGCTTttgtaaacataaaaaaagtgaatttttcgatttttactaCGCCTGATTTTGTTGAGCaaagaatttccattaaattttatttgcggAATGAATGTTCTGCGGCGGAAGCGTTGGGGATGCTACAGAAGGCTTTTGCTCGTGCGGCTGCGTCGCAAAAACAATTAGCAAGTGGTGCGAAGGCTTTGAAGAAAGGCCGAGAAGGAGCTCAAGACGAACCATCAACATCCGCCGATGAAAGCCAAGTCGGGGAAATCAAAGATTTGGTATTCCGAAATCGTCGATTGACAGTTAGAAACCATGCTAATGCTTGACGAGCATTTCATTCGGACCAACCCTGACCATTACAAAAAAGGGTTTGTGCCTCAAACGCGTCAAATCTCGatcggtttaaaaaaaaactaatttttttgcgaaaaaagtGTCGCTTTGAAATCTGCCCATCGATGATTTTGGACTGCCAGGGCGAGTAGGACTGTCCGCTCGTATCGTTCCACAACCACCGCGCTCACCTTATTTAGCACCGTTGGATTTCTCGCTCTTCAAACGGTTCGAAGGACAGCTCGGGAGACATCGTTTCGACTTTATGGAAAAGATAAACGCTGAACTGAAGAAAGTGTTAAAGGCCAACCCGAAAAAAGACTCCGCTGACTAATTTCGAGGATTGGAAAAAACGATGGGATAAATGCATTGTGTCGGACAGGGAGTACTTTGCAGGCGATAAAATTTATCGgaggtaataaataaatatttttcattttatatgtGAATTCAcctcatttttttatcacagtaCCACGCACTTTGACCTATTTTATTGGACAATGGAGAAACTCAGTTTTCGTCTCGTAATGCCGAGAGTCTGGCCAACTTCGGCCAGCTGCGGGGGCACAAAAATAAGCATTTAGGGGGGCACTGGCTAATCTCCGACGATCagcttcagcaaatgaaaaatCTCCCCCCCTTTTTATTGTTTGACCACATTGACCACCTTCCCGGCTCCTTTTCataatgtcaaattttgactcGTGGGACTCACGTTACCTGCGAACTTCTTTGAGGCTTCTCTTGCCATTGAAACGTTCGGGACTTGAGCTTCATTTTGATAGCTTCGCACCCCCTCTGGTATTTCCAACCCAGCAGTACGACCCCTCCGTTCGTTTTGCGATCCATCAAATCGACCAGGGCGGAACTGTTGCTGGGGCCCACGCATTCCACCAGTAACATTTTCggctataaattaaaaactataaaaaaattgtctaaaatgacgaaatttgaactgAAATAATGAGAAGAGAACCGTTCGATTCGATCGGGAGTTCTTCTCAAAAATCTCTTTGCCTCACTTACTGGTGTTGTTCCTCTTCGCCAAGCAGCATAATATATTTCCCATTGGTTTTACTGCAATAAACAATAACGTGAACGAAGACATTAAGAGACTCTGTCAAAGTAGAGAAATCCTACAagttaagtgaaaaatatatttaagaaTGGCGCGCGCAGCTTTACGCTCTACCCGCTCCTCGCACTCCCCGCCCGCCCGATCATATTTTTGttcctaaaattaattattttctttcttcACTTTgtaacaaatcaaattatttgacTCGTTAAAAAGTTAACGGGGCGGTGGGGCGCGCGGGGGGGTCgatttagagccgcacggtatAATCGCAGATGTAACTTTTAACGGAACATCGCTCTTGAACGAGCTCACTTAACAGGAATCTGAGTGACGTCGTACTTCTGGTGCTAATTCTCGAATTGTAGTATATCCTCAGAGGAACTGTAATTGCCCGAGAGCCGATTCGTGAGTTGGTAAGTCAAAATACTCGTTATATCTTATCATGAATGTGAAGCTGGGGAGACAAAGGCGATAACAGGCAAACTGCACACCTTCGCCATTGAGAAATGTTACTGGCTACTTAACTTTATGTTGAACTTATCGCTGAGCCCATTTTTCGTAATTCCAAATGGGccaaataaatgattaaaaaatctgtttcGAGCTTACCGACAATCTAAGCAGAAAACCAAATTGGCACTAAACTGAAGACTAtgtgaacaattaaaaaatgcaaatttagttATCAGGAATATCACGTTCTTACCACGTTTCCAAATGAATTTGAggcaaattttaagaaattcaattaCAAACATTACTACAGTTTTgccatattttccaaatagtATTTCGTCCAGTGCGGATATCACGATCTTATCTAACTGTATTCATTTTACCAACTGCCTTATCAACGAGAATATTAGATAAAACGATTCTCACTGATGCGTGGTCTCCGTGTGCGAAGCCATGTTCCCAAGTACCTTGTATCTACTTACCCAAGTAACGAACGTAATTGCGGTAGATAGAAAGATAATCATAAGCAGGAAGTTGTTCTGATGGTAAACGTTAATTTTAGATCGAAAATAAACGAATTTGCTTCAAAAAACGCTAACTGAACCTTTGATCGAGACCTGATCTTGCTGGGACATTACGGTTGTTGAAACGAACCATTAAGCGTCTCCTCCACCATTATGGCGAGAAGAGCGAGAAGGTCTTGTGAATGTCCATCCTTACACGCATTATAAAGGAATAcgggaaataatttgaaattttccgaTTGCACCTCTCCTTCGCTCACCTATTGAGAGGG is drawn from Euwallacea fornicatus isolate EFF26 chromosome 7, ASM4011564v1, whole genome shotgun sequence and contains these coding sequences:
- the LOC136340029 gene encoding myosin-11-like, which gives rise to MALRDFCKSLYQCSEKLEAELRININDFNNFIHGKSVDETAIALERAKDYHFQEIFDAVEVILEKVKVVVFHQEKIDWLSDSRNFTANYLKRFSYVKNQIYNFTKPETITRSEENLSRKVKRERRRTVSEISVGSLESWEKYLDKKKENDDSAADVPIEVKKEVPKRTSANRRARKRFVSSTFGGFLDNETAHKPGLESIMEGVTPEMATDDVIQNILDQFLYQYHENAPLRDRLSYSCGNLTDDDREIGLDVRSKSNKNFINSAGEESKPKIVDVIANTMGLTSSKSPLERRNTIARRSQRRTLHNLKSKVENFHKEIKKFKGVTEDTNYVNLKREIESFKNDLSRRGKDLQPQIRNLYETVYKKVREVEEALQDKLQENREKLGKKEAKERENGVVSPSTVDDFSEVQGSALEDGQSFESNETVVEVHAEDETETKRKTVEINLLKIINEDEAKSPKEVRIVSPAEKRKSILKVGVPVMPGAVMNEFNLHTNKITLQPTNSSTPTSPIAPRTVQEVTNRIADMIESIRQIEHEISEFVGKKDGRQYRQIKDTLIKYLGELNTLSPVDDYALDQLIVCRTYISSCISFLDEKAVSDRPESFTSDDEVFDNNNVPPALKEVEKNFKLQRILKNTAV